One window of Tachysurus vachellii isolate PV-2020 chromosome 21, HZAU_Pvac_v1, whole genome shotgun sequence genomic DNA carries:
- the ube2ia gene encoding SUMO-conjugating enzyme UBC9-B, which translates to MSGIALSRLAQERKAWRKDHPFGFVAVPTKNPDGTMNLMNWECAIPGKKGTPWEGGLFKLRMLFKDDYPSSPPKCKFEPPLFHPNVYPSGTVCLSILEEDKDWRPAITIKQILLGIQELLNEPNIQDPAQAEAYTIYCQNRVEYEKRVRAQAKKFSP; encoded by the exons ATGTCTGGTATAGCGCTGAGTCGCCTCGCTCAGGAACGAAAGGCTTGGCGGAAAGATCATCCGTTC gGTTTTGTAGCTGTGCCAACTAAAAACCCTGATGGAACAATGAACCTGATGAACTGGGAGTGTGCCATCCCTGGAAAGAAAGGG actCCTTGGGAAGGCGGCTTGTTCAAACTGCGGATGCTCTTTAAAGACGATTACCCCTCCTCTCCTCCCAAAT GTAAATTCGAGCCGCCGCTCTTCCACCCCAACGTGTATCCGTCGGGCACAGTGTGTCTGTCCATCTTAGAGGAGGACAAAGACTGGAGGCCGGCCATTACAATCAAGCAG ATCTTGCTAGGAATCCAAGAACTCCTAAACGAGCCAAATATCCAGGATCCTGCACAAGCGGAGGCGTACACGATTTACTG CCAAAACAGAGTGGAATACGAAAAAAGGGTCCGAGCACAAGCCAAAAAGTTTTCTCCCTAA
- the il21r.1 gene encoding interleukin 21 receptor, tandem duplicate 1, giving the protein MMALFSSAVFLLVFCGLIHHTDGACNVSCTTDYISALNCSCSCSEKTLPCEVQANCSDEAGSSDGRCVIRPLQQWCTIQLDDFFMITNPDTTCTLKVKQLNLQSSREEYTSSRVMLLDQMIKPQQPVNLTLTNNNKEYNLSWDMAYKEQENVELFGYLMYRVRLRPKDTTEEGQLTVYNVKEDRRYQEIQCELLSPGMVYVFDVQASVNPQKKNLVGETAWSEWSESVVFTCPGPVPDFTWTSIPLLFVLTVPLLLLFVLGFSVMNKGLLKKSCLYQYIPDPHNFFKPLYHTYQGDFKKWVGPVFTFSSFDVLEKSAPLQVLSEKQLAAMPLQRPLLHDRGSGGSSLGDWSLLSLMNPDLSKRYFLGGSSLGLSHSGGHISMDTVTVSGQEGSMSDFHDNLRAVEVPDEAEDPEAGRREGLEGQGFEDWQLQDNDTENGEKLSLDSFSSTEHSDDGYPQIGLDLDTIDSGFLESDCSSPVSSECEGMDAALLGDTVGTHSNYVKQWVAFIPASGENSNSM; this is encoded by the exons atGATGGCTCTGTTCTCCTCGGCCGTTTTCCTGCTCGTGTTCTGCGGATTAATTCATCACA CGGATGGAGCGTGTAATGTGAGCTGTACCACGGACTACATCTCAGCACTGAATTGTTCCTGTTCGTGCTCTGAAAAAACACTGCCCTGTGAGGTTCAGGCCAACTGCAG CGATGAGGCGGGCTCTTCAGATGGGAGATGTGTCATCAGACCACTGCAGCAGTGGTGTACCATACAGCTAGATGACTTTTTCATGATCACTAACCCTGACACAACATGCACACTCAAAGTAAAACAACTCAACCTGCAAAGCAGCAGAGAAGAATACACTTCATCAAGAGTTATGCTCTTGGACCAGATGA TTAAGCCGCAGCAGCCTGTCAATCTAACTCTcactaacaataataaagaataCAACCTCTCCTGGGATATGGCTTATAAAGAGCAGGAGAATGTGGAACTGTTTGGGTATTTGATGTACCGGGTGCGGTTAAGACCAAAAGACACCACGGAGGAG GGGCAGCTCACAGTGTACAACGTTAAAGAAGACCGCAGGTACCAAGAGATCCAGTGTGAGCTGCTGTCTCCAGGGATGGTGTATGTTTTTGATGTTCAGGCCTCAGTGAACCCCCAGAAGAAGAACCTCGTCGGTGAAACTGCATGGAGCGAATGGAGCGAGAGTGTCGTGTTCACCTGCCCCGGCCCAGTCCCCG ACTTTACATGGACATCCATTCCTTTACTGTTCGTCCTGACGGTGCCTTTGCTTCTTCTCTTTGTCCTCGGATTCTCCGTGAT GAACAAGGGCCTGCTTAAGAAGTCCTGTCTGTATCAGTATATCCCGGACCCCCACAATTTCTTCAAACCTCTTTATCACACATACCAAGGGGACTTCAAG AAATGGGTTGGACCGGTGTTTACCTTCAGCAGTTTTGACGTTTTGGAGAAAAGCGCTCCACTGCAGGTGCTGAGTGAGAAACAGCTGGCTGCCATGCCGCTTCAGAGGCCTCTTCTCCATGATCGAGGAAGTGGAGGAAGTAGTTTAGGAGACTGGAGTCTTCTCAGCTTGATGAACCCAGACTTGTCCAAGCGGTACTTCCTTGGAGGCAGCAGCCTTGGCCTCTCGCACTCCGGAGGCCACATTTCCATGGATACCGTGACCGTCTCCGGACAGGAGGGTTCCATGTCGGATTTCCACGATAATCTGCGTGCAGTTGAGGTTCCCGACGAGGCCGAGGACCCGGAAGCGGGCAGGCGGGAGGGTTTAGAAGGACAGGGATTCGAAGATTGGCAGCTGCAGGACAACGACACAGAGAACGGCGAAAAGCTCTCCCTGGATTCGTTTAGTTCCACCGAACACTCTGATGATGGTTATCCTCAAATTGGCCTCGACTTAGACACCATTGACAGTGGATTCTTGGAATCAGACTGCTCGAGCCCTGTAAGCTCTGAATGCGAAGGAATGGATGCTGCTTTACTGGGTGACACTGTGGGGACCCATTCGAACTATGTCAAGCAGTGGGTGGCATTTATACCAGCCTCAGGAGAAAATAGCAACTCAATGTAG